GTCGTCTTCATGGGCGATCACGGCCAGGCGCACGTGCGCGGCAAGCAGTTCTGCTATGAGGAAGGGCTGCACATTCCCCTGATCATCCGATGGCCGGAAGGGCCCACGGCCCCGGCGGGCCTCAGCGTGGGTCGCGTGGACGACCGCTTCGTCGAGGCCATCGACCTCGCGCCGACGTTCCTCGCCCTGGCCGGCGCGGCGAAGCCGGAAGGAATGCAGGGCCGGGTCTTCCTCGGCGACCGGGCCGAGGCGCCCCGCGAGTACGTCTTCGGCGCGAGGGACCGCTGCGACGAGACTGTCTTCCGCCTCCGCACGGTCCGCGACGCTCGCTACCGGTACATCCGCAACTTCACGCCCGACCGCCCGTTCCTCCAGGCCAACGCCTACAAGGAGCGCAGCTACCCGGTCTGGAACCTTTTGAAGGAGCTGGACGCCCAGGGAAAGCTGACCCCGGTGCAGAAAGCTCTCACCGCGCCCACGATGCCTCCGGAGGAACTCTACGACCTGGAGGCCGACCCCCACGAAATCCACAACCTCGTCGCGTCCGAGAAGCCCGCCGACCGCGAGGCCCTGGCGCGGTTGCGGAGCCGCCTTGAGCGGTGGATCGAGGAGACCGACGACCAGGGCCGGTTCTTTGAAGCGCCCGAGGTCGCGGCGGCTTCTGGAGCTACCAAGGCCGCCCCCGCCACAAAGAAAGGCGCCGCCACGAAGAAGGCTGAGAGGGCCAAGGCGAAGGCCGCTTCGCCGGAATGAGCCGCCTCGCCGAGTCGGCTTGAAACTCGGCGGTCCGTGGCCGAAACAGGTCGGACCTGGACGAACGGAAGTGGTAACCTACACTCGCAAGAGATGGCGACCGCGTTTCCGACGAGGCCCAACGTGAGCACGACCCCCCGGCTCCCCGACTGCAACCACTACCTCGACCGCACGGCGGCGACGCCGCTGGTCCCCGTCCGGCTCGACGCCGACGGGCCGACGATCTGGTGCAAGCTGGAGTTCCTCAACCCGAGCGGCTCGACCAAGGACCGGATCGCCGGCTACATCCTGCACAAGGCCGTGAGGACCGGGAAGGTCGCCCCGGGAGGGCTCGTCGTCGAAGCGTCGAGCGGGTCGACGAGCATCGCCATGGCCCTGGCCTCGGCGCAGTTGGGGCTGAGGTTCATCGCGGTGATGCCTGAGGGGGTCAGCCGCGAGCGCCGGCTGATCATCGAGTCGTATGGCGGCGAGGTCGTCTTTTCGCCCAAAGCCGAAGGGATCCTCGGCGCCCTGGCCGGGGCGGAGGCCGTCGCGAAAGAGCGGGGGGCCTATCTGCCGCTCCAGTTCGAGAACCCCGACAACCCCGGAGCGCATCGAAGCCGAACCGCCTGCGAGATTCTGGGTCAGATCCCCGGCGGCTGCGTGGACGCCGTCGTCACCGGGGTGGGCACGGGGGGGACGCTCGTCGGCCTGTTTGAGGGCCTCTGCGACCACGGCTGCTCGCCGACGGCCTTCGCCGCCCGACCCGTGACCGGCGCGGCTTTGGGAGGCGCCGGGGCAGAGTGCTGCTCGTTCAGCGGCCGGATTCCCGGGGTCGTCGACGGCCTCTCCACCATCTACACAAGGTTCCGAACCGAACGCGCCGCATCGCTCGTCGAGCTGGACGTCCCCGACGAGGAGGCCGTCGAACTGGCTCGCCGATTGATCCGCAAGGGGTTCCCCGTGGGGCCCAGTTCAGGACTGAATTACCTGGCCGCCTTGATGGTGGCCCAACGATTGGGGCCGAACGCCCAGATCGTCACCGTCTTCCCCGACCGCATGGAGCGCTATTTCTCGACGGAGTTGTTCAACCAGGCCTGAATTCTGATCGACCTCGGCACTCTTAATGCTATGTTAAAGAAATGGAGGGAAGCCGGACGTTTGGTCGACGAGGAACGGTGCCAACCTGTGAACCCTCGCCTTCCGCGCGTTTCGGCTCCCTCCACTTCTGAACTCATCGAAGAAACCAAGGCTCGGCCGGCGTGATTTTCAGAAAAAACACGCCCGCCGATCCCTAAATTATACGGACGCTTCGCAGGCCGAACGAGACGACTTATCTCAGTTGGTCACTGCATGTTCGCTGTGCGTCACGATCGCTTGACCCCTTGAATTGAGGGGCGTCGACGCCCCCGTTCGTCGCCCTACGTGACCCCGCAGGGCGATCATCCGGGGCGTAGAATCATGGGGTCTGGACGCGTTGCAGGACCATGAGCATCATGCCGCTGTCGCGGCCCGCCTTGAAGGCGGTGGGACGGTCCTGGTTGGGCTTGGCGGTGTCGGACGGCAGGCAGATTTTCAGCTTGTCGTCCTTGATCTCGAAGAGGCCCCGGACGAGTGCGGGGCCTTTTTCGTTGGTTGAAGACAGGTTGATCCACCC
The window above is part of the Paludisphaera rhizosphaerae genome. Proteins encoded here:
- a CDS encoding sulfatase family protein, which translates into the protein MIRCRWTTLAFLALSFGGAVAAAEPTRPNILWLVAEDFGPELGCYGTTQVWTPNLDRLAGQGTRYTHAYTTAPVCSASRSAFMTGMYQTTIGAHNHRSHRDDGYRLPTSVRPIPDRMRDAGYFTANIRAMPKSFGFSGTGKTDWNFTHDGTSFDSDKWADLATHQPFFAQVNFQETHRAFHAPKKADPAKVVIPPYYPDHPVTREDWAEYLDAASELDRKVGLILDQLSADGLAGNTVVVFMGDHGQAHVRGKQFCYEEGLHIPLIIRWPEGPTAPAGLSVGRVDDRFVEAIDLAPTFLALAGAAKPEGMQGRVFLGDRAEAPREYVFGARDRCDETVFRLRTVRDARYRYIRNFTPDRPFLQANAYKERSYPVWNLLKELDAQGKLTPVQKALTAPTMPPEELYDLEADPHEIHNLVASEKPADREALARLRSRLERWIEETDDQGRFFEAPEVAAASGATKAAPATKKGAATKKAERAKAKAASPE
- a CDS encoding PLP-dependent cysteine synthase family protein, whose translation is MATAFPTRPNVSTTPRLPDCNHYLDRTAATPLVPVRLDADGPTIWCKLEFLNPSGSTKDRIAGYILHKAVRTGKVAPGGLVVEASSGSTSIAMALASAQLGLRFIAVMPEGVSRERRLIIESYGGEVVFSPKAEGILGALAGAEAVAKERGAYLPLQFENPDNPGAHRSRTACEILGQIPGGCVDAVVTGVGTGGTLVGLFEGLCDHGCSPTAFAARPVTGAALGGAGAECCSFSGRIPGVVDGLSTIYTRFRTERAASLVELDVPDEEAVELARRLIRKGFPVGPSSGLNYLAALMVAQRLGPNAQIVTVFPDRMERYFSTELFNQA